In Littorina saxatilis isolate snail1 linkage group LG8, US_GU_Lsax_2.0, whole genome shotgun sequence, a single genomic region encodes these proteins:
- the LOC138972359 gene encoding uncharacterized protein: MKLFCIILICSQWLPCIIGREQPQLDCPDYVPKNEGVSCLCSAPQHVLKPKIKWLHHTSTPSPFLYLYNVRRWKNNTQYTCLVTGDGYQGSTDYILRVAYGPSVEHLTVRPSTLVTNGSQKSNLTCNATHVYPAPKYQWSGIKCENTSPDNVCTFTPNPVTDDRTNVTCTAVGSYGDNKFWKHPRQTSKQLQLNLTHPPPKKPTIYLKGRDYIQQGDKLSCTVKGGQPLVDSVHFHCTNPDLRGEDEERSELSVSSSVTVTSAAVNTMMGMTCLCNASWNVRPEYYMLTSTAVYLFARVPRKLSDKALEMTNYGVSFTLEANPVPDTFRFVHLGNQLPDMETNMSDRFTSECTQKTKGSYFVTCTVTPLNISELLPGFYKVSVSNELGSVDVTINNGVQKTNYVSTTIIAGVTVALLIVVAAVIIIIAIVKKRCYQNRHGRSKQPSPTKNGFDRVLFKAPAPQPMDVL; the protein is encoded by the exons ATGAAATTGTTCTGTATCATATTGATCTGCTCCCAATGGTTGCCTTGTATCATCGGCCGAG AACAGCCGCAGCTAGACTGCCCGGATTACGTGCccaaaaatgaaggcgtgagcTGTCTCTGTTCGGCACCACAACACGTTTTGAAACCGAAAATCAAGTGGCTTCATCATACGAGTACACCGTCTCCCTTCTTGTACTTGTACAACGTCCGTCGCTGGAAAAATAATACTCAGTACACGTGTCTCGTAACAGGAGATGGATATCAGGGTTCTACAGACTATATTCTGCGAGTTGCAT ATGGCCCATCAGTTGAACATTTAACTGTTCGCCCGTCAACCTTAGTCACCAATGGATCACAGAAATCCAACCTGACTTGCAACGCTACCCATGTCTACCCAGCTCCGAAGTACCAATGGTCTGGCATTAAATGTGAAAACACAAGTCCAGACAACGTGTGTACTTTCACTCCAAACCCTGTCACTGATGACCGGACAAACGTGACGTGCACTGCAGTGGGGAGTTATGGGGACAACAAGTTTTGGAAGCATCCTCGACAGACATCAAAACAACTTCAACTGAATCTGACAC ATCCTCCCCCAAAGAAGCCGACCATATATCTCAAGGGGAGAGACTACATTCAGCAAGGAGACAAACTGAGCTGCACAGTTAAAGGCGGACAACCGCTGGTCGACTCTGTCCATTTCCACTGCACTAACCCTGACCTGCGTGGTGAAGATGAAGAAAGAAGTGAACTGTCCGTGTCAAGTTCTGTCACGGTGACGTCTGCTGCCGTCAACACCATGATGGGGATGACGTGTTTGTGCAACGCATCTTGGAATGTCAGACCTGAGTACTACATGTTGACGTCCACTGCTGTGTATCTCTTTGCAC GTGTCCCGAGGAAGTTATCCGACAAAGCGCTGGAGATGACGAATTATGGTGTCTCGTTCACTCTGGAGGCCAACCCTGTCCCTGACACATTTCGCTTTGTTCATCTTGGCAATCAGTTGCCTGACATGGAAACCAACATGTCTGACAGGTTTACTTCCGAATGTACGCAGAAGACAAAGGGAAGTTACTTTGTCACATGCACAGTTACACCATTAAATATTTCCGAACTTCTGCCAGGGTTCTACAAGGTTTCTGTGTCCAACGAGCTTGGGTCAGTTGATGTTACCATCAACAATGGAG TTCAAAAGACGAACTATGTTTCCACGACCATCATTGCTGGTGTGACAGTAGCCCTGCTGATTGTGGTCGCtgccgtcatcatcatcattgccaTCGTAAAGAAGCGATGTTACCAAAACAGACATGGGAGGAGCAAGCAGCCTTCCCCGACGAAGAACG GATTTGATAGGGTCCTCTTCAAAGCACCAGCTCCTCAGCCAATGGACGTCCTTTGA
- the LOC138972360 gene encoding uncharacterized protein — translation MEMFMGLLCFCWLASTIGQGAKPEIQCANFVPENTGVSCLCKKPSNVQKEVTIYWDNHSDSELKLTNVQRKDNGTAYTCLMTIGEFLKTANYILRVAFGPSDDHLDVGPSRFDTNGSRTFSLTCQATEVYPPPEYRWSGITCENTNPQNVCVFTPNPARDHLRNVTCTSVASYKSQRPPRQAVKTIQLHVSQRPHMDCPDYVLEGEDAQCVCSAPKYVQQPSISWLGRSPSSSLPLINVGRKQDGTEYTCVVGGTGYNESAVYTLRVALPPRMSFGNTIDMVDSGISFTLEANPVPEMFRFIYLGSQLSSAPDKMSSEMFSSECTQSSEANFSATCSVKALDISQCLPGIYNVSVSNQFGSVDVTFFIYNKVQTETTYVSTKVIAGAFVAVLLVVAVVVVTIVVVKKRACNNQCSKRMRQNRTNNGFDRVLFQATDPVPVDDPCVSPRSSVAET, via the exons ATGGAGATGTTCATGGGCCTGCTGTGTTTCTGTTGGTTAGCAAGCACCATTGGTCAAG GAGCAAAACCAGAAATTCAATGCGCGAACTTCGTACCTGAAAACACAGGCGTCTCATGCCTGTGCAAAAAACCGTCGAATGTTCAAAAAGAAGTTACGATCTATTGGGATAACCACTCCGACTCTGAACTCAAGCTGACCAACGTTCAGCGCAAGGACAACGGTACAGCGTACACCTGCCTCATGACGATTGGCGAGTTTCTCAAAACAGCAAACTACATTTTGCGCGTTGCAT TCGGCCCATCTGATGACCACCTGGACGTGGGACCGTCTCGCTTTGATACAAACGGGTCACGAACGTTCTCCTTGACTTGTCAGGCCACAGAAGTCTACCCTCCACCAGAGTACCGTTGGTCTGGCATCACGTGTGAAAACACAAATCCCCAAAACGTGTGTGTCTTCACACCAAATCCAGCCAGGGACCATTTGAGGAATGTCACGTGCACGTCTGTTGCCAGTTACAAGAGTCAGCGCCCTCCGCGCCAGGCTGTAAAAACTATTCAGCTTCATGTGTCTC AAAGACCGCATATGGACTGCCCAGACTATGTTCTGGAAGGTGAAGACGCACAGTGTGTCTGTTCGGCTCCGAAGTATGTGCAGCAACCAAGCATCTCTTGGCTTGGACGTTCGCCGTCTTCATCACTGCCCTTGATCAATGTTGGACGCAAGCAAGACGGCACAGAGTACACTTGTGTTGTTGGAGGGACAGGATACAACGAGTCGGCAGTCTACACTCTGCGTGTTGCTT TGCCTCCAAGAATGTCATTTGGGAACACAATTGACATGGTGGATTCGGGCATCTCCTTCACTCTGGAGGCAAATCCTGTCCCTGAAATGTTTCGCTTCATCTACCTTGGTAGTCAGTTGTCAAGTGCCCCAGACAAGATGTCGTCAGAAATGTTTTCTTCGGAATGTACACAGAGTTCAGAGGCAAACTTTTCGGCCACCTGCTCAGTGAAAGCATTGGACATTTCGCAATGCCTTCCAGGGATTTACAATGTGTCGGTGTCTAACCAGTTTGGATCTGTTGATGTCACCTTCTTCATCTATaataaag TCCAAACAGAGACGACCTACGTTTCCACCAAAGTAATTGCCGGCGCTTTTGTGGCTGTGCTGCTTGTCGTCGCTGTCGTCGTTGTTACCATCGTTGTCGTCAAGAAGCGAGCTTGCAATAATCAATGCTCCAAACGCATGAGGCAAAACCGGACGAACAACG GATTTGACAGGGTTCTCTTCCAGGCAACAGATCCCGTGCCAGTAGATGACCCTTGTGTTTCGCCACGTTCCTCTGTTGCTGAAACCTAA
- the LOC138973777 gene encoding uncharacterized protein, which produces MKLFCIILICSQWLSYIIGRENPLLFCPDYVPEHGSARCICAAPPHVLKPFIYWLQHPPSPILYLTNVRRWQNKNYTCLVTGNGYQASAGYILRVAYGPSVEHLTIGPSTFVTNGSQTFNLTCNATDVYPPPKYRWSGIACENESSENVCTFRPNPVTDDQKNVTCTAVGSYGDRKYWKHPRQASKQLQLNLTHPPSKKPTLQIQVRGRDYIQRGDKLTCTVAGGKPLVDSVHLHCTNPDLRGEDEERSELSVSSSVTVTSAAVNTMMGMTCFCKASWKTRPEYYQFMSTAVYLFARAPRKLSDKALEMTNGGISFTLGAHPVPDIFHFVFLGNKMSTVGSNLSEMFSSSCTQKSEAEYLVTCTVTSVNISELPPGHYKASVSNGLGSVDAAFFIHNKVPEGAVKLWTVVIGTIVGIVITAGIAIVVVAIFWRKRQNRRTSD; this is translated from the exons AAAATCCGCTGCTATTCTGCCCGGATTATGTGCCAGAACATGGAAGCGCCAGGTGTATTTGTGCGGCACCACCACACGTTCTGAAACCCTTCATCTACTGGCTTCAACATCCACCGTCTCCCATCCTGTACTTGACAAACGTCCGTCGCTGGCAAAATAAAAATTACACGTGTCTTGTCACAGGAAATGGATATCAAGCTTCTGCAGGCTATATTCTGCGAGTTGCAT ATGGACCATCAGTTGAACATTTAACTATTGGCCCGTCAACCTTTGTCACAAATGGATCGCAGACGTTCAACCTAACGTGCAACGCTACGGACGTCTATCCACCTCCGAAATACCGCTGGTCTGGAATTGCATGCGAGAACGAAAGTTCCGAGAACGTATGTACTTTTAGACCAAACCCAGTCACTGATGACCAGAAAAACGTGACGTGCACAGCAGTGGGGAGTTATGGGGACAGGAAGTATTGGAAGCACCCTCGACAGGCATCAAAACAACTTCAGCTGAATCTGACTC ATCCCCCCTCAAAGAAGCCAACCCTACAGATTCAAGTCAGGGGGCGAGACTATATTCAGAGAGGAGACAAGCTGACTTGCACAGTGGCAGGCGGGAAACCTCTTGTCGACTCTGTCCATTTACACTGCACTAACCCTGACCTCCGCGGCGAAGATGAAGAAAGAAGTGAACTGTCCGTTTCAAGTTCTGTCACGGTGACGTCTGCTGCCGTCAACACAATGATGGGAATGACGTGCTTCTGCAAGGCTTCTTGGAAGACCAGACCTGAGTACTACCAGTTTATGTCCACTGCTGTGTATCTCTTTGCAC GTGCCCCGAGGAAATTATCTGACAAAGCGCTGGAGATGACGAATGGCGGCATCTCGTTTACTCTGGGCGCACACCCTGTCCCTGACATATTTCACTTTGTCTTCCTTGGCAATAAGATGTCTACCGTGGGCAGCAACCTGTCTGAAATGTTTTCGTCCAGCTGTACACAGAAGTCAGAGGCAGAGTATTTGGTAACGTGCACAGTAACATCAGTGAACATTTCCGAACTCCCACCAGGGCACTACAAGGCCTCTGTGTCTAACGGGCTTGGGTCTGTTGATGCCGCCTTCTTCATCCACAATAAAG TTCCTGAAGGAGCCGTTAAACTGTGGACAGTTGTTATAGGAACCATTGTTGGCATCGTCATAACTGCAGGCATTGCCATCGTTGTTGTTGCCATTTTCTGGAGAAAAC GTCAAAACAGAAGGACGAGTGACTGA